In Phaseolus vulgaris cultivar G19833 chromosome 7, P. vulgaris v2.0, whole genome shotgun sequence, the genomic stretch GATGGTGAGTGACATGAGTATCAGTTATATGGTGAAACACCTTGTTCAGAATCCCATAATCTCTGTCCATAGTTGCCAAAGCACCCTTCAACCACTCCCATTCTGATGAATCATAGTGAGGCaatgaagagtgtgtgtgctgcAAATATGTGATGGTCACAAGAAAGCCATTTACAACGAGCCACGGCACCCCATAAACACACACCAGCCAAACCAGCCCTCTCACAGTTGCAACGAGGTACAGAAAGTATGTGGCACAGAGCAAAGTAACATCAGAAACATAGATCAGAAGCCTTTCACGGTCTGAATATATGGGAGCATAAGGGTGGTAGTGGCTTGCAAAATGATTATAGGGTCTACCAGAAACATTGAAGGCTAAATACAAAGGCCATCCCAGTGTGAGCGTGATGAGAAGAGAAACAGCCCTTCCTAGTGGGTTGTTGAAGCACTTGTGGAACCATGCAACATTGGATTTGGATTTTGGGACAAACACTTCATCACGGTCAAGGGAACCCGTGTTGGAGTGGTGGCGGCGATGACTTATTTTCCATGAAAAATAAGGGACTAGAAGTGCTGAGTGAAGGGTCAGACCAACTAGGTCATCGACCCATTGGTACTTGCTAAAGGCATGGTGACCACACTCATGAGCAATCACCCACACCCCAGTGAGAATGCAACCTTGGAGAACCCAATAGATTGGCCAAGCAACGAGGGAAAGAGGGTGAGGAAGAAGGTGGAAGTAGGTGGTGGCAATATAGAGAATGAAAACCAGTGAAAGGTCACAAACAACATAGtagaatgaagagagaagggagCGATGAAAGCAATGTGGGGGAATGGCTTTCTTGAGTTGGCCAAGAGTGAACGGAGGCTTTGTATTTGGAACCCTTGAGAGAGTGTTTTGCTGAACTTCAGATTTGGTGACACCTTCACCAGCCATTGTTTTCTTTGCTAGAACCTGTGTGTAGTAACGATTCAGTTTTTGTGTACCATAAATATGTAATGATACACACCATATACAAATAACTTCGTGTATCTGtggaaacaaacaaaacaaggACGACAGTGCAGAAGGTAATCGGCACAGAAGCACATTGAAATTTTGAAGAGGGAATTCTGTCCATGCAGAAAACTGGTGTATGTCAGTGTGATGCTGACATGCAATACCAAACACAATGGCAAAAACCGACCGAAAGCACAGAGGGATTGTAGTGTAATTTGCAAATCCGCCATTTAAAACCAATGTGCTATTTTGGATACATGCTAGCTCTTCAATCATGTTTCGCCACACATCACATACAATACAActatttactatatatatatatatatatatatatatatacagtaACTAATACTGAAGAATTGAAAGAAAGTAGAAAGGTTTTCTTATTTAATTCTATTAAgtaatataatttgataaatatgTTTGTGTCTACAAATCTAAATTTGTTAGTGTAAAGTGGGGAAGAAGCGAATAAGTTATATTCCTACTGCTCCATGACAACGTGCCAAAATACGGCACTGgaacaaaataagaaatatatgaCAAAAATGGAGTATAGTGACAGAGGAATCTTCAGAGATTCTGCAgaataattgaaaagaaaaaggaaaaacaatcagCTGCATTTCTACCGGGGGCGATTCCAGAATCCGTGTGCCAGCATTTCTATTACTCATGAACATGTAGTTCTTGAATTTGGTGAAAAAATATCAGTCTCTGATTTTAATCGTCGTCATTTATAGACCTCATTTTCAAAATCCTATAGATGAAGTATACTTATGGGAACATTTTGAAAACTATCCTTTAGATGAAAGTTAAAAACTCCAATTAACAAATCATCACAGAGAAAACAATAATCTCTCAACAAGATCATCACCCAATTCATTTGAAGCAAGTCACTGGTTAGTTCATCTATCCAACAATTCCAACTGAATTAATTGTTAGAGCAGACACACAAAAGATGGAACTCACAGTGAGAAATATGAGAAGAGAGTCTGTTCTGTTATTGATTTCTTCTTATTTAAACAATGCAAAGAATTGTCTATTTATAGGCACTATTAATTTGGATTATTTCTAACACCCCACCATAATCCAAAATACAACTGTTCAtgacagaaaaaataaaactactGATTAAGATAGAAAACTGCCTTCATATCtgtttaaaaatttcaaactacAAGCTCACAACTCCAATCAGCTTTCTTAGTTCTTTAAACCTCTCACCCTTCAGTGCTTTAGTCATTATATCAGCTAACTGCAACTCAGTTTTGCAATATGTGAGCTTGATTCTTCCCTTGGACACTTGATCTCGAAGGAAGTGAAACTTGGTTTCAATATGCTTGCTACGGCCATGTGAAACTGGGTTTTTTGCAAGATCGATTGCTGATTTATTGTCCACAAATAGTTCAACAACACTTCCAGTTTCAAACTTCAATTCTTGAATCAGTGATGATAGCCACAATGCTTGGCAGGCAGCAGAACAGGCGGCTATATATTCTGCTTCGCATGTGGAAAGAGCTACCACAGTTTGTTTTTTTGAACACCAAGATATAGGTGCCCCAACAATTGTGAAAACATATCCCATAGTACTCCTTCTATCCAATAAATCTCCACACCAATCTGAGTCTGAATAGGCTACAAGGTGTAGTTCAACCTTTTCTTCTTGTTGTGGAAAAATGATGCCAAAAGTCAGTGTTCCTTGCAAGTATCTCAAGATTCTTTTTGCTGCCACTAGATGTGAGTGCCTTGGATCACTCATAAACCTGCTAACCACACCAACACTAAAGGAAATTTCAGGCCTAGTATGACAAATAAACCTCAAACTCCCCACCATTTGTCTATACATAGTAGCATCAACAGCAGGTTCATTTTTGCAGTTGTCCAATTTGGTATTTGCCTCTGCTGGAGTTTCTGAagctgatgactttttacgacaagtgcaccacgtttgtcagaagtaataattgtccctaaggacggatatcgatcccacaaagaacagtgaattatcgagtacaatattcgctaaatataacaacaaaacaataaaaaagagtttgaagtgattatgttggcactgatcaataagaaaacaaacaaagaattagttgcttcaattggaaaaattgagattaagtttcatctctctcactctcatgtattttgattagcatgttaatattaagttctttaattgaaattgatgcccgtataaaaatcatttatatcgattcctcgcatataaaatccttaagaatgttccctaactatcgatccctcgcatacttataagaacaacttagaacgaagctcagacgtttaatagcaattaacatttcaagtctattcctagcactcaaatatgttaagtattgttgtttaggtccgaaccctaaaaatacctcccggtcagatttaagattctcaatttgtcacggagaattaaaagtaaaacaacaataccaataatcaatcaagaactgaatattaatatataaaatatcacctcaata encodes the following:
- the LOC137827760 gene encoding omega-6 fatty acid desaturase, endoplasmic reticulum isozyme 1; this encodes MAGEGVTKSEVQQNTLSRVPNTKPPFTLGQLKKAIPPHCFHRSLLSSFYYVVCDLSLVFILYIATTYFHLLPHPLSLVAWPIYWVLQGCILTGVWVIAHECGHHAFSKYQWVDDLVGLTLHSALLVPYFSWKISHRRHHSNTGSLDRDEVFVPKSKSNVAWFHKCFNNPLGRAVSLLITLTLGWPLYLAFNVSGRPYNHFASHYHPYAPIYSDRERLLIYVSDVTLLCATYFLYLVATVRGLVWLVCVYGVPWLVVNGFLVTITYLQHTHSSLPHYDSSEWEWLKGALATMDRDYGILNKVFHHITDTHVTHHLFSTMPHYHAMEATNAVKPILGEYYQFDDTPFYKALWREAKECLYVEPDEETSQKGVFWYRNKF